GTCTCCTGGGTTTGCACGAacccgccctccagcctgggcatgacCTTGTCGTAGGCTGTGTGCACTATAAAGCCTATCCTAGGGCTTATCCCCATTCTACGTGGACGCCTCTTCCCTGGACCCACTCTGTGAAGGGGCCTTTGCTCTGTGAAATGCCTGTGCTCTGTGCCCTCACAGGTCTCCCAGGCAGCTGCGGACCTCCTGGCCTACTGTGAAGCTCACGTGCGGGAAGACCCTCTCATCATTCCAGTGCCTGCGTCAGAAAACCCC
The genomic region above belongs to Piliocolobus tephrosceles isolate RC106 chromosome 1, ASM277652v3, whole genome shotgun sequence and contains:
- the GNG4 gene encoding guanine nucleotide-binding protein G(I)/G(S)/G(O) subunit gamma-4 — protein: MLDVDNHLDRGLCSVKCLCSVPSQVSQAAADLLAYCEAHVREDPLIIPVPASENPFREKKFFCTIL